From the genome of Magnolia sinica isolate HGM2019 chromosome 12, MsV1, whole genome shotgun sequence:
ATGTAGCATGCCTGACGGGTAGACCACCTGATTGGGACAAATTATctacacagtggaccccactagatgCATGGACTGATCTCTGCCAGGCTGTCATTTGCAACCACATGCAGAAGTGCTtgtgggttttgaagacctcTTATTTTAATAGCAGTTCTATTTGTTGCTCTTCCTCcgcttccaaatcaaaagaaaagaGCTGAACGAGTTACAAGTCCCAAAATTTGAGTGGATGGAAGTACTAGGGGAGAATGGCCAAAAGCCACCTACATTTTTTTAACATTTTCGAATTCTACGTGCCCGGAAGTTCgaaaaaataaaacccttaacACTGTAACCATTCTTTTGATGTGGAATATTGCTCATTCTTTGTTTACCATTTTTAGCAATCCATTCTTGAACAACTGATCAGATGGCTAAGACCATCTcaatcaccatcatcatcctaGCCTTTCTCCCAGCAGTATGGAGTTGGCTAAGATCATCCGATGCTGCAATCTCTGAGCTATGACCCATCCAAGTGTCAGCTGATTGGAATAGCAGTCTAGATAAGTTTTTGGTGTTTCTgtttgaggaagaagagagagtgtttttatttttctaatagcCGTCTGATAAACtacaaatttgaaaataaaaatgtagAAACTGTCTAGAATGTCCTACCAGACATCTCAGTTCTGACATGAATGAATGAGCATAGAATATTTTCATTACAAATTACAGTTGACAACAAGATTGACCTAAGACAATGCGTCCATGACCAGGTCATTTTATCTGTGTTTACTTCCTGCTTCAGGGAATATTCCCCTTGAATTATAAACACCACAAACAGTTTAGGCTATTTCTTCCAATTTCAGCAGCAATGCACCATTACTTAGTATTTTCATATAAAACTCATCTAGAAGGATGAGAACTGATAAATTACATACGATATAAGTGAATTGAAATTTTACAACCGTTCTTACCCATGCAGCTTTTTTCTACTTTTGGCAATACAACAGTAAAAAGTTGTAGTATTGTATCACAAAAAAGTAGAATAAAAAAAGACGGTGTAAAAAGTGGCTCCCTATAGcaattataagaaaaatgcatgacctttgctaagtgcacatgcatgtgcaataaagctcatgtacacaccacacatgccAGTATGGCACGaaaggtccaagatccaatccatgcaTCAAAAAGGCACCACTATACTTAAgtcctagcccaagaatcaggttgatccaatggtcaggtgggccacagttttcaaaacaaacagcTATGAAAAACATAGCTGAAGAtttctaacccatccatctgATTCTAGTATTGACACCCACATGCTGGGACCTGGGTAGACCAGATTTTTTTGGGAAAAACATGTAGATGGTTGGaccaacttgatggatggattggatctcacacctaTGTGACATACTGTCACGTGTgatgtgtacatgagctttattgcacaggCATGTGCACTTAGCAGAGCTCAAAACAGAATGTAAACCTTATAAATGTGAAAACAGGACAGTATTCTGAAGCTCTGATAGAACTACACATGAAACCGCATTCCAATCCAAGTGCTAATTCCATTATATTAAATTTCCCCAAAAATATATAAGCAGACATGAAAAGAAACACATACCAATCATAGATGCAGTACCACCACAAAGTACGGTGTTTTCTAGCAGTTGCCTGTGATTCTCAGTTGACACAGTTGAGATACTACGGACAAGCTGCTCGACAATTCCATGCTCCTCTAAACCCAATATGGATGGTTGAAACAAAGCCTCACCAACAATATACTTTTCCCTTTCAATTGTTATCACCTGGCAACAAATTTTCAACTGTTAATGCGTTTTTTTGTTGGTGACGATGAATTTATTAAGGAGAAAGCTATACAAAAACGTTAAAGAAATGGGTAAGAGTCCCTGTACAAAGTCAAGGCCTAAGCACCCCTTCTTTTGTAAGCATATTAGCAAAATAATTTGCCTCTCAAGGAAATGATTAAATTTCATAACCGTAAAACAAGATTGTATCTAACTCGTTGATAGTAATCAACCTACATAATAGACTATCagatagtgcttgattgtaatcaactatGTAATAGTCCATTACACTGCTCCTATGGGAGTTTTAAGCTCTCATTGTTGGTCGCCAGCCCAATAGAGGGGTGCATCAGGTTGTCAGCcagcatcaaacttatgccaaAACTTCCAACAGAATCCAaaaaatatgacattccaaactcatgttAAGGTGTTCCCGACAAGTGACATGCTGCATCGGAACCCCGGTGCAGTGAGAAATGAGCAAGGGGTGGCTAGGGTATCCCCTCAAAAGCGACACGCTGCAATTGCACCCAGTTGCTGTGAGTCAACAAGGTTTCCCGCACCATTTCCTAGAATCCTTGTGGGTTGGTGTCGAAGGTGTTTAAAAGGGCTAAGTTGGATGTCAGTGGGTGGGCATCATGTCTAAAATCCTTTGAAAAGTGTAATCTTTGCCCTTTACACTGGACTTCTTTGTTATAATCTGCCTAAGTTTCTATAAGGCTTGCTCTAATAAATTTTTGTTATAATTTGGGCCTCACCATATTGAAGGAATCTAGATGATGAAGAGTTTGAGTTGGTAAATTTGCTAAAGCTCTTATCCAAGGTAAAGCCGGTGCTATTAGATCCGGCCTTGATGGTGTGGTtaaaagagaaagggaaaattCTCCATAAAATTGTTTTTTAAGTTGCTTATTGGAAGGGGCTCCAATGAGGAGATTTGTCCATCTGCTTTTGTGTGGCGGTATGGTGCACCTCCAAAGGTGGGCCGCTTTAGAAGGGCTTGTGGGATGTAGCAAGGTGCTCACGGTGGATAATCTTCGTAAAAGAAAGATGGTTCTCCCAAGTGTTTGTCTCGTGTGCGTGCACGATGAGGAAACAGTGGTTCACTTATTTATTCACTGCATCTTTGCAGCAAACGTGGGAAAACTTTTTAAACCTCTTTGGAGTATCGTGGGTGGGGCCAAAAAACCATTGGGCAATTTTATATTAGTTCCTGTACATCATCCCTAAATCAAAATCTACAAGAGCTATTTGTTGTCAACATAGCATCTGGACACAACAATGTTCCCTATGAACACACACATCGGTGACAGGTGCACATACATGTAACCTCACCAAATGTGCGCACGCGCGCGCATGCACTTGTTAATGTTGTTTCACAATAAAGTTTAACCAGTCATCAAAGATTCAAAGTTCCAATAAGCTATTAAAAAATCATAAGCAAGAATTGGGCCATGCATGCAAGCAAATAACAATCTGGACAAGAAAAGGTTAGGTAGAAGTTTCTGGACTTGAATATCTCTAAATCTGTTACAAAGAATACATGCATGAAAGAAATTTACAAAACAAGTAAATTTTACAGCTAGAATATTCATGATTTGGACAGCAGCAAACCTGTCCATCTGGAAGAGTGTGCTTCTCTGCCAGGCATGACTTTTGTGCGTTCTGGTAAGCGACTTGATCTTCCGCACAGCAAGCATATTGTTCTTTCAATTTCTCAACATCTGAAATGTCGATATTCACCAGTGGATTTGACTTACGAAGCTCCTGAGCGAGCAACTTTGTCAAATCAATACCTCCAATCTCAAATCTTTTTGAGGCAATGTGCTGAACAGCACCTTCACAAACTGGCGCAATATCTGGTAATGTTATAAAGATCAGGTGGTGTAAAATATCAGTTTGTGCAATAGCTGAGGTTTTCCTTTAAATGTTGAGTATGTGATTTAGTTACACATCCATTAACACTTTTGAGAGTAAACTACAGAAATGCACAAGTttcaatttaaaaataataataataataataatatttgtgGTTGGTTGCATCAACATATAAGAGAATTTGGTTAGCTGTGGCTTTTATTCAAAGAATAATCCTCTATAGAGCACACAACAAAGTTTATGGAATAAGGCAGCAATCATATATCATTGTCAATCAATAAAAAAGACAAGCAGGGTttgaatttcagaaataaaagtaaGACTTGCATGAAACAAAGGTGTTTTTTAAGTTGTGTTCCCAGACTAGTTGCCTATACATGTAACTGATTGGAAAATAAATCAAGATACTTCACAAGCACATAACACCAtaataagcaaaaaaaaaaatagaatgctTTGATAAGATTGTAATAAGATACTCTAACAAACGAATTGTCCTTCTGCCTCCCATAACTTTCTATGCCAAGTCACTTTCCAGGAAAATAATAGTATCAGACATTCAGAATAGTACCACCTGTCTAAAAGCATAGTCTGCGAAACATATGACTGATTTTCTCCAATAATGCTTATGTTGCttctataaaataaaataaccatgGTTGTCATTAGCCTGGTTTAGAAGCATTTAGGCCTATCCTAATCTTTAAGCTAGCTCAATCATGTCTATAAACTGTAAATCCATTACTAGTATTTTCAATGTTAAATAAGAGAACAGATGCTGTGATGCACCCTTCAGCCCTGTTTAAGGGAGTTTACCAGTTTAATCATTGTGCTGCTTCTGCCCATTAAGGCAGTCAGAACCTCAAACTAGTGCCCCAGGAACAAAGTCAATCTCTCAATGGATAGAACATGAACCATTCAGCCATCGACACCATGAATTCCATGCAGCAGATCAAACCATCATTATTCATGAGTATTAGCCTATAAACCAAGAGTCTTCCTCTTCAAATTACCGAGGTGACCTTAGGCAGGCTAGTCATCTCTGCCGTGCTTTGTGCCTTGAGATTGTAAAAGCCAAGTGGCTAAGTAACCATGCCCTAACCAATGGACAAAGTCTGATCACATAGTTGAATCTCCTCTTACACTTTTTTTTAAACAGAgtgaattttattaaaagaaaaaactaaaatacAACAAGCAATATACTGTTAATAAAATCTCCTCTCACTCGTTCCAACAGTTTTTTTTTATGTATTCCAGTGGTAGATTAGTTCCAAAATTCACCAACAGCGAATCGCTTCCAGGGTCATACTTCACACCaaatttaagggcctgtttgtttttcaaagaaatgggaaatacctgggaaatagtaattattacaatttcactgcgtttgaaaattcatgggaatttgtgcctgtgaaattggttcaaaagatgtaattttaatttttgaactgcaaggtaatgcgaatgatatatccattccattagtctgttttattacaatattttcaagcatgagacaaaaaatgaagcggatccaacactcaagtggcccacgccaaaagagacagtggccctacaaagtttttaacggtaagtattcgattcccttttttgtatgacatgatccaattgagtattggatatgcctcaattttttactcatgctatgaattcaactggaataatggatgaacggtgtagataagcgaaatgcatcacagtgggacacacagatattttgtaatattcttggttttcgagtcaaaaagtaagtagtcaaatcaggtaAGTTGTAAATGTAGGGgggagtaattattacttttttacgcTGCATTTACCATTTCACCCGAAAATCAAACACGCCTAAGTTTGCATTGTGGTTCCCTTTTTTTTCGCGGTCAGTTGAAAGTTAGGTGAGATCCACCAAAGTGGGTAGCCTTAACCACATGATTGGTAACTGGTAATGGGTAAGCCTGAAGCACGTTCGCGTTGCGAATAATTACAGGTGTATTTAGAATCTTAGATTTGATTTCTTCCTCATTGATGAAATTGACTTCCATTGTATTTCAGATGGAATTGACAACTACGTGTAGTTCATTTGAGTTCTTATactattcattttctttttcctttcgtGTTTCTTAAGGATTTGCAATATTCATTCATCGATCATCAAAAAGCTATTCTACCAAAATAACCTTGTCAACACCATCCCATTGAGCTTATATGCTGTTAAGTAAACAGACACCTATGTGTCAGAATAACTACCTATCTTTCCATGCCCAATGTCAACAGTGCAGCCCGAGATGCGCCCTACAGCATAAAGTGATAGTACTGCTTGTTCAGATGCGTAAAAGCCTGAGATGTTAAATGTTTCAAACATAAGTTGCACCAGTCGCTCTCTAACAGCCTGTAAAGACAATTCAAAAACTTGATGAATGAAAAATTAATTATAAATGTCGTTACGATTTTAGATAAGGCCAAACATAGAAGTAAAAATCTATGCCCAATTACTTGGTGACAATCAGCAATTCGAATTTTTGGCAGGAGTATATCTTCAAAATATTTAGCAGTGGGGGAGGAATATGTCAACACAAGAAGCAAGGGAACTTGAATTCATTTCTTCGTGGGGTTATCACATTATCTTGTTTTCTTTTGAACTTTCATCGCTTTTATCGGTGTGTGTGCACAGACATGCGTGTTCCTACTGGCAATCATTGCCCTCTCAAACTAATACTCAAGGAAGTTTGCTTCAATGAGGCCAACGATCTCATGGCAAGGGATTAATTTGATTCAATAATACCATTTCCAAGTATATGGTAGAAAAAGAGACCACTCATACGAAATGCAAAACATTACAGTATGTATCACTCACACTTGTTTTGATGATCTCCCATCCaagtgggtccttactcttacccgggtggtagactcccaggagtttcaaaaccaggtcaagggttcgagtacccacctgtggtgaaatcccacagcgtgtgcgtgtgtaagtgtgtgtgtgtggggtgtgtgtgcgtgtgttacagagagagagagagagagagagagagagagagagagagagagagatctcccATCCAAGCATAGGCCAACAACAATGAGAAATTCCATCAGATTCAGTGCAAGTTAATGCAAGCATTAGAGCTGGATTATATCAAATTAGTCTCTAGGACAATCAAAGATTTGTTGGTGCAAATTTTTCACTCCATTGAAAGCTAGCTGTAGCTAAGTTGTAGAGGTGGAATAGCCAGTCCTATATGTCAACATAGACAGGAATTTCACCTACATTCAGTAGTTCTAATAGAAGTTGGGACGAATGCAGGAAGCATATTGATGAATGTGTGGGTCCCAGGGACGCAAATTATGGGCAGTATAACCcatctggtaggccccacatgtattAATCAAGCTCTTGAGCCCACCAAAAGGGGCTGATATTCAGTTTTTCAGTAGCTGTTTAATAGCCCTTCTATAAAAGGGGAGTGGTACAGTAAGTGCTGCAGTAAGGTACAAccatggtatgccaaatcggttactacggccgatacgtaacggtaacggtgcaaaccgttacccgtttcggggccgaaacggccgattcaatttttgtacccgtatcggccgatatgggaccgatacggccgatacgggcgtaacgggccgttacgggcccgtaacgggcccgaaacagtaactttttttttttagctctgtttttgctgtttttttgaaacctcttgcttccaaactgcttctaactccttctactattaatttcgaccaaccttagctaggtatttgatagaaaaacacattatattatagatttttttgaatcaaagttcggtgggccatttttcagaaattcgtcaaaaatatgtatttatactttttttaatatattttgctgttttaatcatgtcatatgatgtgttaatcatagtagaacatgttaatgtgcattttacagatttggggtgccatttaataattttttaatatttttttctatttacgcatgaattttggcccctttttttaaaattcgaaaaatcagtttttaatggttgttttgaggttttaatcatgccatttgatgtattaatcatagtagaacatgttaatgtgcattttacagatttggggtgccattttatatttttttaatatttttttctatttacgcatttattttggccctttttttgaaaattcgaaaaaccatttttaaatgattcttttgctgttttaatgatgccatatgatgtgttaatcatagtagaacatgttaatgtgcattttacagatttggggttccattttatatattttttatattgttttctatttacgcatttattttggcccgttttttgaaaattcgaaaaatcattttttaatgattcttttgctgttttaatgatgccatatgatgtgttaatcatagtagaacatgttaatatgcattttacagatttggggtgccattttatatttttttctatttacgcatttatttcggccctttttttgaaaattcgaaaaatcattttttaatgattcttttgctgttttaatgatgccatatgatgtgttaatcatagtagaacatgttaatgtgcattttacatatttggggtgccattttatattttttttctatttacgcatgaattttggccctaaaaaataattacaaacacctaaatgtaagatattttcatattacattcattctaatatatctatcattgatagtagatagttagaaaattaaatatatgaaatttgtagtcaaattcaggttatctggttcataaattcatcagacagtccgatacaacttctcactaaagagtggaccgttacaccaccataaacatgttccaatttataaatgaatgtatatttggaatgcttagaatattccggatttaatccatatttttttggcaaaaaaaaaaaatttgcgccgttacgggccgttacgcccccgtatcaccgttacgcccccgtatccgtatcggttttggaggtcaccattatgccaaccgataccgatacgggacaccttgggtaCAACAGTAATGCTACCAAGTGTTACTGCTACAATAAGCTACAGTATTTTGGGTATTGGGGGATAATCAAGGGCGAAATTTAACACGATTTAGTGATCGTGAATCCAATATAAGTTTACGCAAAGGTTTCTTATGTGCGCATGCGACGTGCGCGTGCATTCACATGTGTGAGATTTTTAGGTAAGGGTTCTTTActtattttattaataaaataacTTCTCTTTTTCTTATATTAATACCGTCATATACACAGACCTTCCTTGAAGCTGGCAATATAGAAAGAGggagaaattcaaaaaaaaaaaggaagataatGATGCTCACAGGTCTCACTGAGGGAAACACTTTCAGCCCAGAGATGTGGCTGCAAAAGACCAAGCAATGATACTAGTCATTCTCTGTGTCACTTATCCTGGTCCATGCAACTTTATCTGGCTATTAACTAGGTTACCTCAACTCATAGTGCAAAAACCATACTAGGATTGGACTCGGTCAGTCACTGGGTTGGGTCATCCCACGACTTGGCAAATTGACGAGGTGGGTCAGAAAGGACTATTTATTTACTGtttattataaaaaatatataaaatagatgAACTCCACCTGGAAGCAATTGCACCTGTCGGTCCCTAGATGGGTTAAGGGGGGCTGATGCCAGGTGGGCACCAAGTCCAAGAAATTTCGCCAAATTACCATGAGAATTCCTGTTAAAATGGTGGCAATGTAGTGTTGCTGATGATGATGAGAATTACATACATTTACACCCACATACAGACATTAATACAAGTGTGTGTATGAGAAAGCATACAATAGGTCCCTAAAGAGATGATATAGTAGGTGTTGGGAAACAAAGGAGTCTCAAGAGGATATATcaacatgattaaggatatgtgtgATGGAGCTGTAACAAATGCGAGGACCACTAAAGGACAGAAATGCGTTTCTAATTACTCTAGGCTTACACCAGGGGTCACATTGAGCCCATATCTTTTTTGTTTTGGTTATGAACGAGTTAATGAGGCATTTATAGGGAGAGGTCTTGTGGTGTGTGTTGCTTGCAATGACATGGTTTTGATTGACGAGATGAGGGAGAGGGTAAACATTGGCTAGGACTATcaagggatgctttagaatctaaaagtTTTAAAACTAGTCAAACTGAAGGGGAAAAAAAGGTATGTGTAATGCAGTTTTTGTTTAACAGTAGTGAAGACCGCTAGAGAAGTACCAAAAATTATCATTTTCGATATCTTGAGTTCATAATTCAAGAGACTGGAAAGATTGATGtttcccatagaattcaagctgcaTGAGTGAGTTGGAGAAGTGCCtatagagttttatgtgatcgccaTTTGCCAATGAAACTGAAGGAGAAATTCTATCCTATAGTTATAAAACCGGCCATGCTTTATgcgacaaaatgttgggcagtcaagGAATAACATGTTCATGGGATGAGCTTAGTTGAAACAgtgttttaaaatttaaatagctAACGCTATCTAGCAAGTAGCATATATTACATAGTTTAGCTTAGCCTTAATGTTATGTAGCTCATGACAATAGGCTTGAGTTACATGTTGCTATGCTACCTGCTAATTTACATTCACTCGGAGCTACATAGCCTACACTCAATGTTGTAAAGATATGTAAcaggggttgaatcatatcgtaaatcgtaataggggttgaatcatatcgaatcaCAAATCGTAtcataaatcgtaagattttttctgatttacaaatacacacacacacacagatatatatatatatatatatatatatatatatatatatatatatatatatatatatatatatatataacaaatgaAAAGATGTACGTAAATCAAAAAAGATTacaaactcatcaatcatccatttaccATCAACATGCACTAAAAAAGTAATATGTAacatgatattatcaattgagaaaatgtatATGGTATTCATATCATGATAGAAAAGGATTCTTGTCTTTTTCCTTTGTTATCTTTTGTTGTCTTTCGAAAAATTTACCTTAAAAGACATACAAGAGTCATTTAAAAATGTTATTCTTTGTACCTTTCTTGtgtaaaatcatgttagaaaaaatgacATTTGATTCCATTATGAATAAAAAgatatcttgatttctttgttttgggtttttgaatatcgaaatccccaaatctctctctctctctctctctctctctctctctctctctctctctctctcaaaaaaaaaaaaaaaaaaaaaaggatgacgATATTTTAATAGGGGAGAGTCATTTTCATATTTTACGTGCAAAATGgtgcaaagaaaaagaaaaaattgaatagaaaataataatatttttatttttaaagatttttttgggcccatttaCGATTCGATAAGATTATTATACGATTCGTACGATAATCATACGATTCGTACAATAATCATACGATTATTTAGGATTTACCCATACGATATGATATGAATCGTACGATTTTGATAACATTGCCCACACTACACACTACATAGCTTACATTGCaagttatttttattgttttcaatgatttcttacatctttctatttttcaataaaaattagttaatcatTTCAGCGATTTTGGTAAAATAATAAAAGTAACAGTACTAGACTagttttgttgctctttcttCATCTTTACAGTTAATATcctatttttcatattattttttgttgtgtttggttgcaccaaatatcatgaaatttcattattagtcAATTTAaattggtgcaaaatatcatgaaatttcatgatatttgatgcaaccaagcacaaccttcattaaaattctagaagtagcataTAGCTTATGCCTCACACTTTAGAGTGAACACTATGCTAAACACTACTCACTTTAAAATACtgagttgaaatgaggatgttaagatggatgagtggcaagacaagaatAGAGTTAGAAATGAatacattcaagggaacttagaattagcaccaataggtaataagatgagggtaAGTAGACTTTATAACTCGGCCATGTGCAACAAAGAGTCAAAGACCCAAAACCGCAACAGATAGGACTTAGGAGTGGGTTCAAGTTGAAGGGTCTACGAGGGCCaggagaaggcccaaaaggacatgtcGGAGGTAGTAacaaagacttgatgacctatgatttAACTAAGGATatagtccttgatagagtggaatggtggaacaggattcgtGTAGTTGAACCCTATCAGTTAGGGCAAatcttagatgatggtgatttaTGTATATAAGCATTGGCACACTTTGGTCCATAGCCCAAGTGAAAGAGGGTTGGTGAGGGTTGGTGTCAAGCAGCCAGTCTTCAAACTTTTGCCAAGCTAGTATGACACTGATTCCTATTTTGGAGATTGGCAAAACAGGATTCCAAAGTCCATAACAGCTAGGTACAGCACTAAATAGATAGGTTCATGTTACCTAGGATCTATTATTCAAAAAGGAATAGGAGATTGATGAGGTGTTACCAACAAGATTAAAGCTAGGTAGATGAAATGGAGATGTACCTCTGGCATGTGGTGTGATCATCGCATGACTATgaaaaattaaaggaatttttTATAAGATAGTTATTTGACTGGCTATGCTATATCTGGCAAACAGTTGTACAACTAAAACGCACCATGAGAAAAGATTGATTGTTGTAGAGATGAGGATATTTTCACATGGATGTGtaagaagattaggaaggatagaattaagaaTGGCGTCATCTTAAGAAACTTACGGAGTGGTCCCAATAATAGATAAAACGATGGATAGCGATTTAGATGGTGCattcatatgcaacaaagattagAGACTTCCTGTAATGAGGGGAACAGTAATTAGGGATGAAGGATCTAAAAAGCAAATGAGGGACGGACGAGGACTTGGATTGAGGTGTGGAAAGGGTATGAAGGCTTGTTCACTAACCGAGGATAAAACCTCAAACAGGATTCATTGGCAAAACAACATTCATAAGCTAAACCCAAATAGATGATTAGGAGTAAGCTATGATGACAATCATGATGATGTGTGTGCATATGGTTTTGCAAATAACAAGTGGCTTGGAATATcgaatatttttttcttttcttctcttttcttttttctttttttttttttctttttttgaaaaagataTCTCAAGGGGAAAAAACACTAAAAATTAATTTCTTTGGATTGTGCGGT
Proteins encoded in this window:
- the LOC131220800 gene encoding actin-related protein 7: MEAVVVDAGSKLLKAGFAVPDQDPAMIIPTKMKRMPEDGQLNDDLAFEDISVDPVVRGFIKDWDAMEDLLHHVLYTGLGWEIGNEGQILFTDPLSTPKAVRERLVQLMFETFNISGFYASEQAVLSLYAVGRISGCTVDIGHGKIDIAPVCEGAVQHIASKRFEIGGIDLTKLLAQELRKSNPLVNIDISDVEKLKEQYACCAEDQVAYQNAQKSCLAEKHTLPDGQVITIEREKYIVGEALFQPSILGLEEHGIVEQLVRSISTVSTENHRQLLENTVLCGGTASMIGFEERFQREANLCSSSIRPALVKPPEYMPENLPRNSAWMGGAILAKVVFPQNQHVTKAEYDESGPAVVHKKCF